The genomic window AGGATGGCCTGCTGCCCCGAGGCGAGCCTCTCGGCGAGGTGCGCCTGAAGCCGCCGGCTGAAGATCGACCTGTTTCCCGACTTGAGTTCCGCCCGCATGTCCACGACGTGAACATCAGGAAGCGGCCTGTCGTCAATGCGCTTGAGGAGCTCAATCCGGCCGTACACACCGATTTCAGAGCGGTAGTAGGTCTCCACTGACGGGGTGGCAGACCCAAGGATTACGAGGGCGCCCGCCCGGCTCGCCCGCCATTCGGCGACTTCGACCGCATGGTACCTCGGGCTTTCGTCCTGCTTGTATGAGGTGTCGTGCTCCTCGTCCACCACGATCACTCCGAGGCGAGGAACAGGTGCGAACACCGCGGACCTCGCACCAACTACTACGTCCGCGTCGCCCCTGCGTATCCTTGCCCACTCATCCAGCCTCTCCCCAGCCCCGAGCGCGCTGTGGAGCACTGCAACCCGGCGGCCGAACCTGCCCCTCACCCTGTCTACCATCTGAGGGGTGAGAGAAATGTCCGGCACGAGCATTATACCCTGCCGGCCCATGCGGACCGAACGCTCGAGCATGCGCAAGTAGACTTCGGTCTTCCCGGAACTCGTGACGCCGTGGACCACCACCACCCCGCCCCCGGAGTCCATGGCAGCCTCGAGCTTGGCCACGGCCGCGGCCTGATCAGGACTGAGTTCGGGTGGCGCGGTGTGTTCTACCGGCAACCCGCGAAACGGGTCGCGTTCCACAGTAACATCAACCCGCTCCACTATGCCCGATCTGACTAGGGAGTTAAGGGCTGAGGCTGAATATCCCATGGTCCCCAGAAGCTCGGCGCGGGTGATCTCCCGCCCCCGCTCAAGTAGGGCGTGGACGATGGCTGCCTGGGCGGGGCTCCGGCGAGAGAGCGATTGGACCAGAGCCTCTGGATCACCTGCACCAGGCACGAGTCTGACAGCGCGCGCCAGTTTCGGCCCCACTTTGAGACTGACAGTTCTCGACGACTCTACCTTGGTCCCTGAAGGGACCATGGCACGCAGCGCCTCAACGAGCAGGCACAGATAGGTGCGGGACATCCACGTGGCGACTTCCAGAAGGTCCTCGGGGATCGGCGGGGAGTCGCGGACGCAGTCCAGGATATCCCGGACCTCCGCCACTTCTGGTGCGTCAGACTGCCCCACGACGAACCCCGAGACAGAGCGAGGGCCGAAAGGAACGAGCACCCTGGATCCCGGCTGGACCACGCCTGCCAGCCTGTCCGGTATCATGTAATCGAAATGCCTGTCCACCCTGGCGTTGGGCACATCCACCACTACTCGGGCGTACCTGCCGCCCAACCCCATCACCTCCGCTCGCCGGAGGCCAACCGTTCCAGCCGGCGCAAGAGCCTCGTCAGGAAGAACTCCTTTCTCGTGAAGGGGGAGACTAGTATCACTTCAAGCCCTGCACACCGCGCTCCAAGGACATCCGTGAAGACCTGATCCCCCACGACCACAACCGATTCAGGGTGTGCGCCGATAGTGTGGAGAGCGCGCCGGAACCCCCACGCCCAGGGCTTCGCCCATCCCCACACGACGGGAAGCCCGAGCTCCCGCCCGAAATGCGACGCTCGCGGTCTTCGGTTGTTGGTCAAAAGGCACATGGAGAATCCTAGCGCGCGGGCCCGGTCAATCCAGTCCCGCGCCTCCTTCGGGATCACCCACCCCCCCCATTCGACTATGGTGTTGTCGATGTCGATGATGAGGGCCGTCTTCCCGCGGTCTGTGAGTGCCGGAAGGTCGATGTCCCAAACCCGGTCCGCTCGCATATCTGGAGACAGAAACCTCATATGCCACCTCCAGCCATTGTCACCATTATACCACGCCGAGCCCTATCATCTGTATCCATCCGCGGCCATCTCGCGGAATAGCTTGCTTAGGGCACGCTTCTCAATTCTGGACACATAGGACCTGGAGATGCCGAGGGACCGGGAAATCTCTCTCTGGGTCTGCCGGCTGTCGTCCCCCATACCGAACCGCAGTTCCAAAACTCTTCGCTCTCTCTGAGAGAGCTTGGAGAGCTTCTCCCGAAGCCTCTCCTCCTCCACCCTGGCCTCCACCTCGTCCGCAACGGTGTCCCCATCCTGCATCAGCACATCCATGAGAACCACCTCGTTCCCTTCCTTGTCCGACCCTATCGGATCGTAGAGAAAGAGTTCGCCCCGGGTCTTGCGGCCGGAACGGAGGTGCATGAGTATCTCATTCTCAATGCACCGGGCAGCGTACGTCGCCAACCTGGTCTTCTTTTGTCTATCAAAGGT from Bacillota bacterium includes these protein-coding regions:
- the priA gene encoding primosomal protein N', coding for MGGRYARVVVDVPNARVDRHFDYMIPDRLAGVVQPGSRVLVPFGPRSVSGFVVGQSDAPEVAEVRDILDCVRDSPPIPEDLLEVATWMSRTYLCLLVEALRAMVPSGTKVESSRTVSLKVGPKLARAVRLVPGAGDPEALVQSLSRRSPAQAAIVHALLERGREITRAELLGTMGYSASALNSLVRSGIVERVDVTVERDPFRGLPVEHTAPPELSPDQAAAVAKLEAAMDSGGGVVVVHGVTSSGKTEVYLRMLERSVRMGRQGIMLVPDISLTPQMVDRVRGRFGRRVAVLHSALGAGERLDEWARIRRGDADVVVGARSAVFAPVPRLGVIVVDEEHDTSYKQDESPRYHAVEVAEWRASRAGALVILGSATPSVETYYRSEIGVYGRIELLKRIDDRPLPDVHVVDMRAELKSGNRSIFSRRLQAHLAERLASGQQAILFMNRRGFSTFVLCRDCGYVVTCPNCDVSLTYHARMPAMTCHYCNHTTPVPDICPSCGGERIRYFGAGTEKIEDEVKKLFPEARVARMDVDTTRRKGAHREILTSFRTGRVDVLVGTQMVAKGLDFPSVTLVGVVSADTALNLPDFRASERTFQLIAQVAGRSGRGPVRGVVIVQTYNPTHYSITTASHHDYRRFYEQEVAARFETGFPPARELLRVLVSAEDEPSAARAAGAIAAVCRDRAAGHDVSVEVVGPAPAPIERIAGKFRWQVLLLAADGCALREVAVKGVRESGCAGRKAGVTITMNVNPQSIL
- a CDS encoding YqeG family HAD IIIA-type phosphatase, which gives rise to MRFLSPDMRADRVWDIDLPALTDRGKTALIIDIDNTIVEWGGWVIPKEARDWIDRARALGFSMCLLTNNRRPRASHFGRELGLPVVWGWAKPWAWGFRRALHTIGAHPESVVVVGDQVFTDVLGARCAGLEVILVSPFTRKEFFLTRLLRRLERLASGERR
- the sigK gene encoding RNA polymerase sporulation sigma factor SigK, which encodes MLPCAVAALAAICARGIALLASYVSGNGAFPPPLSETEEREMLERKDLGDTVARSILIERNLRLVAHVVKKYDGTGEDQDDLISIGTIGLIKAINTFDRQKKTRLATYAARCIENEILMHLRSGRKTRGELFLYDPIGSDKEGNEVVLMDVLMQDGDTVADEVEARVEEERLREKLSKLSQRERRVLELRFGMGDDSRQTQREISRSLGISRSYVSRIEKRALSKLFREMAADGYR